A window of Nicotiana tabacum cultivar K326 chromosome 24, ASM71507v2, whole genome shotgun sequence contains these coding sequences:
- the LOC107799107 gene encoding transcription factor MYB106-like translates to MGRSKCCDKQGLKKGPWTPEEDRKLLSCIEEHGCGSWRALPAKADLQRCGKSCRLRWINYLRPDIKRGKFSLQEERTIIQLHALLGNRWSAIAAYLPSRTDNEIKNYWNSRLKKRLTKMGIDPMTHKPKITNNINGSSNDQSKYVANLSHMAEWESARLEAEARLVRRSKDHSKYLFNSTRNNNKNNNYVVSQPYYQLPCLDILKAWQRASTKLPTTNDIRSILLDGFANKNLESSIPSTLNSSGNLFVNNVPSITKVDDQNLPLCTITCLENPCPTKDVQTDLPSFRQEFSELFDLEYIQNSANNFSGIQVDNFMGSCSGDFEDNKFNWNNFPYLVTSPIGSPVF, encoded by the exons ATGGGAAGGTCCAAGTGCTGTGATAAACAAGGTTTGAAGAAAGGGCCATGGACACCAGAAGAAGACCGAAAACTCTTGTCTTGCATTGAGGAACATGGTTGTGGTAGCTGGCGTGCTTTGCCTGCTAAAGCTG aTCTGCAGAGGTGTGGGAAGAGTTGTAGGCTTAGATGGATCAATTATCTAAGGCCAGATATCAAgagaggaaagttcagtttacaAGAAGAAAGAACTATAATTCAGCTTCATGCTCTTCTTGGAAACAG ATGGTCAGCAATAGCAGCTTACTTACCTAGCAGAACAGACAACGAGATAAAAAACTATTGGAACTCACGTTTGAAGAAGAGATTAACAAAAATGGGCATTGATCCAATGACTCACAAGCcaaaaatcacaaacaacattaaTGGTAGCTCAAATGATCAATCTAAGTATGTTGCAAACCTTAGTCATATGGCTGAATGGGAGAGTGCAAGACTTGAAGCAGAAGCAAGACTTGTTCGTAGATCAAAAGATCACTCTAAATACCTCTTCAATAGCACtcgcaacaacaacaaaaacaataatTACGTCGTTTCGCAACCTTATTATCAACTTCCTTGTCTTGACATATTAAAAGCATGGCAAAGAGCAAGCACAAAATTACCAACAACAAATGACATTCGATCTATTCTTCTTGATGGTTTTGCTAACAAAAACCTCGAATCATCGATACCATCAACGTTAAATTCCTCGGGGAATTTGTTCGTGAACAATGTACCAAGTATTACAAAAGTTGATGACCAAAATCTTCCTTTGTGTACAATCACTTGTTTGGAAAATCCTTGTCCAACAAAAGATGTCCAAACAGACCTTCCAAGTTTTAGGCAAGAGTTCTCAGAGCTATTTGATcttgaatatatacaaaattcaGCAAATAATTTTAGTGGAATACAAGTGGATAATTTTATGGGAAGCTGCTCAGGGGATTTTGAAGATAACAAGTTTAATTGGAACAACTTTCCTTATTTGGTCACTTCACCAATTGGTTCTCCAGTATTCTGA